CAACGAATTTCGGTCCATGGCCGTCGACCACAAGATTGTGGAGTTAGCCAAGCAGCTTCGCGGCGGCGTCATCACCAACGACTTCAACCTTAATAAAGTGGCCAGCGTACAGGGGATCTCGGTGATCAACCTGAACGATGTCGCCACCGCCCTGCGGCCTCGATTTATCCCCGGCGAACGCCTGCGGATTAAGATCATCAAAGAAGGTGAAGGTCCGGGACAGGGAGTCGGCTATCTGGACGACGGCACGATGGTGGTTTGCGAAGGAGCAGCCACAAGAATCGGCGCGGAAGTGGACAGCATTGTCAGCAGTGTTCTGCAGAGTAGCGCTGGTCGGATGATCTTTGCGAAACCCGTTCACAGCGCGAGCTGAATTATTCGTCATCGTCTTCGATGATGGGCAGCTCAGAATTTCGTTCGCGTTCCATCGTGATCCTGCGGCCACCGTCTGAGTATTCGACGAAGTCCAGGTAGGCTCGCATCAGCATGAGTCCACGACCGCCCGGTTGGTCGATATGATCTTCGTCGGTCGGGTCGGGCACATCGCCAGGGTCAAAGCCTTCACCTTCGTCCTGGACGACAACGTGCAGCCGTTGGTCTGACACGTTGGCGATAACAGAGACCTGCTTTTCCAGATCGCCGCCGTTTCCGTGTCGGATCGCGTTGGTGATGGCTTCTTCCAGCGATAAACGCATCGCGAAGATATCCTTCATGGAGTAGCTATGATGCTCCATCAAAGAAATGATGCGTTCCTGCACCGCCAGCCCCTGAGAGGTGTCGCTGGGAATCGAAACGCTCAGTTGCGATGCTTCCGCCATGTGGCTTTGAATCTCCGTTGCCGGGACGCATGTTTCCACGCGCTGTGCAAAGACGTGTGTGAAAAGATGGCTATCAGCAAAGTGCCCCGGCCCGCCGATAAAGTCAGAACAACGTGCAGCGGATCATTCGATCCGTGAGCACGACAGTCACATCAAAACTTGGCCAACGCGTCGTCGAGGTCGCCGCAAAGTGTCAGTACTTTGTGCAGCTGAGTGATCTTGAAGACATCCATGATGTCTTTCTGAATGTTGCACAGGACGCACTTGCCGCCAGCGGCAGATACTTTTTTGTGCATCGTGATCAATTTGCCGAGAGCAGCGCTGGAAAGATATTCGACGAGCGAAAAGTCCAGCACGATCTGTTTGCGAC
This DNA window, taken from Fuerstiella marisgermanici, encodes the following:
- a CDS encoding STAS domain-containing protein; its protein translation is MSDQRIDIEEIGAVTVARFLDKKILDEANIDRIGQELFGLVDQDGRKQIVLDFSLVEYLSSAALGKLITMHKKVSAAGGKCVLCNIQKDIMDVFKITQLHKVLTLCGDLDDALAKF
- a CDS encoding ATP-binding protein; translation: MAEASQLSVSIPSDTSQGLAVQERIISLMEHHSYSMKDIFAMRLSLEEAITNAIRHGNGGDLEKQVSVIANVSDQRLHVVVQDEGEGFDPGDVPDPTDEDHIDQPGGRGLMLMRAYLDFVEYSDGGRRITMERERNSELPIIEDDDE